ATGTACTCGCCGAACGGCACCAGCCGCATCTTGGCGTAGCGGTCGCCGGTCAGGCCGTCCGGCCCGACCAGTTCCGCGCTCTTGTAGATGCCGGGGCCGTTGGCGCGCGGCGCGTCGGCGTTGATCAGCAGCTCGGCACCGGTCCGCCGGGAGAGCGCGGTGAGCCGGGCGGCGAGGTCCGGGCGGTCCACCGGATCATGGCTCAGGCTGCTCTCGCCCCAGACGATCAGGCGCACGCCGCGGCCCGCCAGCGTCCGGGTGAGGGCCTCGCCGCGGGCCAGCCGCTCGCCGGGCGTGGCGGTGAGGCCCGGCTGGACCACCGCGATCCGGACCGTTCCCGCGGGGCGGGGGACCGGCGCGCGGTACCACGCCGCGGTGCCGCCCAGGGCGCACACCAGCAGGCCCGCGACGGCCGGCAGCCGTGCCGCGGGCAGTGCGATCAGCTCGGCCAGCGCGGTGTTCACCGCCACGATCAGCAGGCTGATCAGCCACACCCCGCCGATCGACGCCAGCCGCAGCGCGGGCGGCACCTGCCACTGGCTGGCGCCCAGCAGGCCCCAGGGCCCACCCAAGTACTGCCAGGAGCGGACCAGTTCGACCATCAGCCAGCCCGACGGGACGAGCACCAGCGCGGCGGCACACCTCCCGGCGCCGGGCACACCTCCGAGGAGGGCCCGCACCAGCAGTCCCCAGGGCGCCCACAGCGCGCCGAGCAGCAGCGCGAGCACCAGGATGAAGACGTGCAGGCTCGGCAGCAGCCAGTGGTGCACGGACAGCATGAACCCGGTGCCGCCCAGCCAGCCGTCCAGCGCCGCCCGCCGGGCGGTGGGTGCCGATCGCACCAGCAGCAGCCAGGGCACCAGGGCGAAGTAGGCCAGCCACCACCAGGCCGGCGCGGGAAAGGTGAGGGCCGGCACCGCGCCGGCGAGCGCCGCCGCCGCGCCCCGGCCCCACGGGGAGCCGAGCCACCGCGCCGCAAGGGCGGGCGATTGGTCCATACGGTCTCCCTGGTCTGCCGGGTGCCGCCGGTCGGACGGCCAGTGTGCGCGGACCGGCCGATCAAGGAAAGGGGGCGTGGTCGGAACGGGTCGGTGCGCCATGGGCTCACTCGCCCGGGGGGAGCACCTCACGCCACTTCTCGTGCACGACGACCCCGGTCAGCCGCCAGCCGTCCGCGGTGCGCAGGGCGGTGAAGTCGTAGCGGCCGGCGCAGGTGTAGTTGGGCGCGGTCGGGCCGCCCTCGGTGTCGGGGCCGGACCCGGCGAGCCGCATCGGGTTGAGGTAGTCGGCCCGGACGGTGGCCGTGTCGCCCGGGCCGCCGTCCTGCCCGGAGAGGGTGACGCGGCGGTTGACTATCAGGTGCTGCCGTATGGCGAAGTGCTGCAGCATCTCGGCGAGCCAGGCCGCAACCTCGTCCGTACTGCCCTCGATGCCGCCCGCGGAGCGGTAGTCCACCCGGCCGTCCGGGGTGAACAGGGCCCGGTAGCCCTCCCAGTCGCCGTCGTCCACGGCGACGGCGTAGCCCGTGATCAGGTCGTCG
The sequence above is a segment of the Streptomyces lydicus genome. Coding sequences within it:
- the lnt gene encoding apolipoprotein N-acyltransferase; the encoded protein is MDQSPALAARWLGSPWGRGAAAALAGAVPALTFPAPAWWWLAYFALVPWLLLVRSAPTARRAALDGWLGGTGFMLSVHHWLLPSLHVFILVLALLLGALWAPWGLLVRALLGGVPGAGRCAAALVLVPSGWLMVELVRSWQYLGGPWGLLGASQWQVPPALRLASIGGVWLISLLIVAVNTALAELIALPAARLPAVAGLLVCALGGTAAWYRAPVPRPAGTVRIAVVQPGLTATPGERLARGEALTRTLAGRGVRLIVWGESSLSHDPVDRPDLAARLTALSRRTGAELLINADAPRANGPGIYKSAELVGPDGLTGDRYAKMRLVPFGEYIPLRSVLGWATKVGKAAATDRVRGSHQVVMRVASAGGLRIGPLVCFETAFPDMSRHLARDGAQVLVAQSSTSTFQDSWAPQQHASLGALRAAETWRPMVHATLTGVSAVYGPRGERIGPQLGTDRSAAAVYDLPLAAGTSPYARFGDWAVYGAIGALLLWGVGAGLRAVSGRPARGRR
- a CDS encoding nuclear transport factor 2 family protein; the encoded protein is MTQRAEHSGVMDRLALDDLITGYAVAVDDGDWEGYRALFTPDGRVDYRSAGGIEGSTDEVAAWLAEMLQHFAIRQHLIVNRRVTLSGQDGGPGDTATVRADYLNPMRLAGSGPDTEGGPTAPNYTCAGRYDFTALRTADGWRLTGVVVHEKWREVLPPGE